A genomic window from Methanomassiliicoccales archaeon includes:
- a CDS encoding energy-coupling factor transporter ATPase: MIEFENVTFRYSDSDKIVLNDINLEISEGEFVLLVGKSGCGKSTLCRLINGLIPHFYGGFLSGKVTIDGIDTRKVPPSMLAGIVGTIFQDPENQLVMTNVENELAFGLENLAIPEWEIKERISLFSQQFNLDNLLRRFIPELSGGEKQRVAFASILAMSPKYLILDEPTSQLDMQNAINLLEALRRLNRLKGITIILVEHRLDRCIDYADRVILIKDGEIAFNGGKNESLPILIKENLMRTLSPRTCCHIGNHEESVLSAHDIWFSYDNSVIRNISFILRGVDFEVKSGEIVAITGENGCGKSTLMKILNGLLKPQKGIVKLFGEDISNKSTAQLAASIGYLSQNPNDYLIEKNLQKELEFTLTNLNIPKEEWQERIDWILSLLDLARYRMIFPRDLSCGERERAALASILVSKPKILILDEPTRGLDQSSKDMLGNLLRSLQKKSIAIIIVTHDYRFIIENATRIFNLRNGKLIEISIDELYATIPQSQTVEQQGGVFA; the protein is encoded by the coding sequence ATGATTGAGTTCGAGAATGTTACATTTAGATATTCTGATTCAGATAAAATCGTTCTCAATGATATAAATCTCGAAATCAGCGAAGGTGAATTCGTTCTTCTGGTCGGCAAATCTGGATGCGGTAAATCAACTCTATGTAGATTGATCAATGGTCTCATACCACACTTCTATGGTGGATTTCTTTCTGGCAAAGTAACCATTGATGGAATCGATACAAGGAAAGTTCCACCTTCGATGCTTGCCGGTATTGTTGGAACTATCTTTCAAGATCCCGAAAATCAACTGGTTATGACGAATGTTGAAAACGAATTAGCATTTGGACTAGAAAATCTCGCGATACCCGAATGGGAGATAAAAGAAAGAATATCCCTTTTTTCTCAACAATTCAATTTAGATAATCTCTTGCGCAGATTCATTCCTGAGCTTTCTGGGGGCGAAAAACAAAGAGTAGCATTTGCTTCAATTCTTGCTATGAGCCCAAAATATCTTATATTAGACGAGCCGACGTCGCAACTGGATATGCAAAATGCAATTAATCTTCTTGAGGCATTGAGGCGATTAAACCGATTAAAAGGTATAACCATTATTCTTGTTGAGCATAGATTAGATAGGTGTATCGATTATGCTGATCGCGTTATCCTAATAAAAGATGGAGAAATAGCCTTTAATGGCGGAAAGAATGAATCATTACCCATTTTGATAAAGGAGAATCTCATGCGCACACTCTCGCCTAGAACCTGTTGCCACATAGGGAATCATGAAGAGAGCGTTCTTTCCGCTCATGATATTTGGTTTTCTTATGACAATTCAGTTATCCGCAATATTTCATTCATTCTCAGAGGAGTTGATTTCGAAGTCAAGAGTGGAGAGATTGTGGCGATCACAGGGGAAAATGGATGTGGCAAATCAACTCTTATGAAAATTCTTAATGGATTATTAAAACCACAGAAGGGCATAGTGAAGTTATTCGGCGAAGATATTTCAAATAAATCAACGGCGCAATTAGCTGCGAGCATTGGTTATCTTAGTCAAAATCCGAATGACTACTTAATTGAAAAGAATCTGCAAAAGGAATTGGAATTTACATTGACTAATCTGAACATTCCAAAAGAAGAATGGCAGGAAAGAATTGATTGGATACTCTCACTTCTTGATCTCGCTAGATATCGTATGATCTTTCCGAGAGACTTGAGTTGTGGTGAACGCGAGAGAGCTGCGCTGGCATCTATTCTTGTTTCGAAACCGAAAATTCTAATCCTTGACGAGCCTACACGCGGTCTCGATCAATCAAGCAAGGACATGCTTGGCAATCTATTAAGATCGCTTCAAAAGAAAAGCATCGCAATAATCATCGTTACGCATGACTACCGATTTATCATAGAAAACGCCACTAGGATTTTCAACTTGCGAAATGGAAAGCTTATCGAAATTTCCATCGATGAACTATATGCAACTATACCTCAAAGTCAGACTGTGGAACAGCAGGGAGGTGTATTTGCCTGA
- a CDS encoding energy-coupling factor transporter transmembrane component T: MVDCMIFPYKDVDSRIHRLDARPKLVFVVSVFVFSIVFSDILYLFAVLMFTLLVAYTARILRSALSILKYGIYVAIFVMIFNIVISSGSKVLISFGPVTITFESTLFATSMCLRLFLAMTAFSILAYAVHPDELLRVLSRLGHKTTTSLALSLRTYPTIAADASNIIDSMKSRGVEFEKGSFIKKIKSRTAVVMPLIMNSLERSISISEAMEARGFGTTKRTYYGRKSTTKIEKLMMISFSISVVLGLILFMLGYGNTDYLAGSIGDYSYHNIIGVLVLFIFLSPIFLGKKGG, from the coding sequence ATGGTAGACTGTATGATTTTTCCATACAAAGATGTTGACTCGAGAATTCATCGTTTAGATGCGAGGCCAAAATTGGTATTCGTCGTATCGGTTTTCGTTTTTTCGATCGTCTTTTCCGATATTCTCTATTTATTTGCCGTGCTCATGTTCACATTATTAGTTGCATACACTGCAAGAATATTGAGATCCGCTTTATCTATACTCAAATATGGCATTTATGTTGCGATCTTTGTGATGATATTCAATATAGTCATTTCTAGCGGATCGAAAGTTCTGATCTCATTCGGTCCCGTGACCATAACATTTGAATCAACTTTATTTGCGACTAGCATGTGCTTGAGGCTTTTTCTTGCAATGACTGCCTTTTCAATACTGGCATACGCGGTTCATCCCGATGAACTTTTACGTGTGTTATCAAGATTGGGTCACAAGACAACAACTAGTCTAGCACTTTCGCTGCGAACGTACCCAACAATTGCGGCAGATGCTTCCAACATCATTGACTCAATGAAATCTCGTGGGGTAGAGTTTGAAAAAGGGAGTTTCATCAAGAAAATTAAGTCGAGAACAGCGGTTGTGATGCCACTCATAATGAATTCTTTGGAAAGGTCGATATCCATTTCCGAAGCCATGGAAGCCAGAGGCTTTGGAACGACAAAGCGGACGTACTATGGTCGCAAGAGTACGACAAAGATTGAGAAGTTGATGATGATATCTTTTTCTATATCAGTAGTCTTGGGATTGATCCTTTTCATGCTCGGATATGGTAACACAGATTATCTAGCTGGTTCGATTGGTGACTATTCATATCATAATATAATCGGAGTGCTAGTGCTCTTCATTTTTCTGTCACCTATTTTTCTAGGCAAGAAGGGAGGCTAA